The following are from one region of the Paenibacillus sabinae T27 genome:
- a CDS encoding zf-HC2 domain-containing protein, translated as MNCAEVMEWMHRYLDHDLSPDESLEMFRHIDNCPSCAELFERLNVLSKELEQLPDVSPPFSLVDSILPKLEAIDREAGVMAASPAEEPQAQPMSRKASRARNRSSSLAPRFGIGIAAAAVVLAIAMFNMPEKLPGAQVDEEMNSSAQSKRSDSTAGSSGDDAATKMTFGAEVGSSPGEENSTPADTGASIMAAPDSSSPAEGGQNGQGGGAAPKTADPAERSTDNRKGESAKSTSPGTEHSGQSEKLAPPSAAAGTSESPNADKELSDSQSDPMIPENTLQAPSFKDGAAGIMGIAPIETPPGSPAEPPSWTSPDGRYTAAIEGQKLVIYRAAGNNAEGRQAVDTISFEGAWVSGEWSADNRQFTYVTSAEGKELRGTYTVPQETPAHSAAPSASGSAEPASPPPSPSPSPESSTKQ; from the coding sequence ATGAACTGCGCGGAGGTGATGGAATGGATGCACCGTTATTTGGATCATGATTTGAGTCCGGATGAGAGTCTTGAAATGTTCCGTCATATCGACAATTGCCCTTCCTGCGCGGAATTGTTCGAGCGGTTGAACGTGCTCTCCAAAGAGCTGGAACAGCTCCCCGACGTTAGCCCGCCTTTCAGTCTGGTGGATTCGATTCTGCCAAAGCTTGAGGCCATTGACCGGGAGGCTGGTGTTATGGCCGCTAGTCCCGCGGAAGAACCGCAGGCCCAGCCCATGAGTCGCAAGGCGTCGCGGGCGCGGAACCGGAGCTCCTCTCTCGCCCCCCGTTTCGGAATAGGCATAGCCGCTGCGGCGGTGGTGCTTGCCATTGCGATGTTCAATATGCCGGAGAAGCTGCCGGGCGCCCAAGTGGACGAGGAGATGAACAGCAGTGCGCAGTCTAAGCGAAGCGATTCAACTGCAGGCAGCAGCGGAGACGATGCCGCTACGAAAATGACATTTGGCGCAGAGGTAGGAAGCTCCCCGGGAGAAGAGAACTCCACTCCGGCCGATACCGGAGCGTCGATCATGGCTGCGCCGGACAGTTCTTCCCCGGCAGAAGGCGGGCAGAACGGGCAGGGAGGGGGAGCCGCGCCGAAAACCGCCGATCCTGCTGAGAGATCAACGGACAACCGGAAGGGTGAGTCGGCCAAGAGTACGTCACCGGGTACGGAACACAGTGGACAATCGGAGAAATTGGCCCCTCCTTCAGCAGCGGCCGGGACGTCTGAATCGCCGAACGCCGACAAGGAGCTGAGCGATAGCCAAAGCGATCCGATGATACCGGAGAATACGCTGCAAGCCCCGAGCTTCAAAGATGGAGCCGCGGGAATTATGGGGATCGCACCGATCGAAACTCCGCCCGGTTCGCCTGCTGAGCCCCCGTCCTGGACGTCTCCCGACGGCCGGTATACCGCGGCGATCGAGGGGCAGAAACTCGTGATTTACCGCGCCGCAGGGAACAATGCAGAGGGAAGACAGGCTGTTGACACGATTTCCTTTGAAGGCGCATGGGTCTCCGGCGAATGGTCTGCCGACAACCGCCAGTTTACTTATGTGACGTCAGCGGAAGGCAAAGAACTGCGCGGCACATATACCGTACCGCAGGAGACTCCGGCCCATTCGGCCGCCCCTTCGGCATCGGGTTCGGCGGAACCGGCATCCCCGCCGCCGTCTCCGTCTCCGTCGCCGGAATCTTCAACAAAACAGTGA